One stretch of Candidatus Thorarchaeota archaeon DNA includes these proteins:
- a CDS encoding polysaccharide biosynthesis C-terminal domain-containing protein: MKLRVLIKEIKEQSKKYPWDFMLFIFLALLIPRIYSIMNTYWIGHIDYSSLAIAEQYEFMGILIEIVNETIPFGILALVSQSYKDRNSVVRQFVAGITLQLILSTTLAVIILANMSSFVDFIGTSPELAAQTVSYLSLRAIALPFASLSLLLVVGLKSMDRAKLALGIVVVNVAVNMVLDIFLVSPYPFSLHLGLEGVAIGYLISNVLYCGLALIASVVTLKMRLSEWGLQSILHESRPLFGVGGWTGIDSFVRNFFYFFVLQVLNFMGPNQYAGFQLFQRIMWTALIPVIAISQGTSIRVGNYLNEKNRESKIHSLITVSVILALLIIGGFGIIGIFAIDAMGYFFTSNAEIVHYSTVMFWWQIIPYILFAVSMNLKSVFYGTGKTYNILIISIILNLCIIVPFFYMMNALILPRAFESVMMMFVLVDIIDIIITYILVRHVMTKEIVSNR, from the coding sequence GTGAAACTGAGGGTTTTAATTAAAGAAATAAAGGAACAGTCAAAGAAATATCCTTGGGACTTTATGCTATTCATTTTTCTTGCATTGTTAATTCCAAGAATATACAGTATCATGAACACATATTGGATCGGTCATATCGATTACAGTTCGCTTGCTATTGCTGAACAGTACGAGTTCATGGGAATATTAATTGAAATTGTAAATGAAACGATTCCTTTTGGAATACTTGCACTAGTGAGTCAGTCCTACAAAGATCGTAACTCGGTGGTACGACAATTCGTTGCAGGAATAACCCTTCAACTTATTTTGTCCACAACTCTTGCCGTGATAATATTAGCAAATATGTCATCATTTGTAGACTTTATTGGAACCTCCCCTGAATTAGCCGCGCAGACAGTATCATACCTATCTCTACGCGCAATAGCATTACCTTTTGCCTCTTTGTCGCTACTATTGGTCGTTGGGCTCAAATCAATGGATAGGGCAAAATTAGCTCTTGGAATAGTTGTTGTTAATGTTGCCGTGAATATGGTACTTGACATTTTCCTTGTATCACCGTATCCATTTTCCCTTCATTTAGGTCTCGAAGGAGTCGCTATAGGATATCTAATCTCCAATGTTCTATATTGTGGATTGGCGTTGATCGCATCAGTAGTGACTCTAAAAATGCGACTGTCTGAATGGGGATTGCAATCGATTTTACACGAATCGCGACCCCTCTTTGGAGTAGGAGGATGGACTGGAATCGATTCGTTTGTACGGAACTTTTTCTATTTCTTTGTACTGCAAGTTCTTAATTTCATGGGACCAAATCAATATGCAGGGTTTCAACTATTTCAACGAATTATGTGGACTGCATTAATTCCGGTGATTGCAATCTCACAAGGAACTAGCATTCGTGTTGGAAACTACCTTAATGAGAAAAATCGAGAATCGAAAATCCATAGTCTCATCACTGTATCTGTGATTCTTGCATTATTGATAATCGGAGGATTTGGAATCATAGGTATCTTTGCTATAGATGCAATGGGATATTTCTTCACATCGAATGCGGAGATTGTACACTATTCCACAGTAATGTTTTGGTGGCAGATAATTCCCTACATTCTCTTTGCAGTATCTATGAATCTCAAAAGTGTCTTCTATGGCACAGGTAAAACATATAATATTCTAATAATTAGCATCATCCTGAATCTATGCATAATTGTCCCATTTTTCTATATGATGAACGCATTGATACTTCCACGGGCTTTTGAGTCTGTGATGATGATGTTTGTACTGGTGGATATTATAGATATTATCATAACATATATACTCGTTCGGCATGTAATGACAAAAGAAATAGTTTCCAATAGGTGA
- a CDS encoding AAA family ATPase: MVLKRIQVTNFRSLKYVEIDFKKFNVFIGANASGKSNFVQIFQFLKDIISSGLENAISLQGGIEYLCNMSIGSSEEFSLKIVADEQDRFGHFMKKPEDAKIEIRTIEVSYEFALKFNENNRGYQIVRDILTLECRFIRVRRENKKLKEENIGRGTIVFSRVKGKVEIEVISPKGLEITKEEFFPPIYRSDTLISEKELLLHLPLLFIRPLRKNLEVITRYNFDPELSKRAVPITGKANLEEDGSNLPIIITKIIADKDQRRKLLDLVKDILPFINRLDIEKSSGKTLIKVKETYLEKQYLPSFLISDGTIKITALTVALYFEERPLIIIEKPERNIHPHLMSKIVDMMRNASEQKQIIVITDHPEIVKHVDLDNIFLITRDKKGVSTIT; this comes from the coding sequence ATGGTGCTAAAGAGAATACAGGTAACGAATTTTAGAAGTTTAAAATATGTGGAGATCGATTTCAAGAAATTTAATGTATTTATTGGGGCCAATGCTTCGGGCAAATCTAACTTTGTACAGATTTTCCAATTTTTGAAGGACATAATTAGTTCGGGATTGGAAAACGCAATATCTTTGCAGGGTGGTATCGAGTACCTATGCAATATGAGTATAGGATCGTCTGAAGAATTCTCTTTGAAAATAGTCGCCGACGAACAGGATAGATTCGGTCATTTTATGAAAAAACCGGAGGACGCAAAAATCGAAATCCGGACAATAGAGGTGTCATACGAGTTCGCATTAAAATTCAATGAAAACAATCGGGGTTATCAAATTGTACGAGATATACTGACACTTGAGTGTAGATTCATTAGAGTGAGAAGAGAAAATAAAAAACTTAAAGAAGAAAATATTGGACGAGGGACAATCGTCTTTTCTCGCGTAAAAGGAAAAGTAGAGATCGAAGTAATCAGTCCCAAGGGATTAGAAATAACAAAAGAGGAGTTTTTTCCACCGATTTATAGATCAGATACACTGATCTCAGAAAAAGAGTTGCTACTACATCTACCACTCTTGTTCATTCGCCCACTAAGAAAAAACTTAGAGGTCATTACACGATATAATTTTGATCCGGAACTGTCCAAAAGAGCCGTTCCAATAACCGGAAAAGCGAATCTAGAAGAAGATGGCAGTAATCTCCCGATTATTATTACTAAAATAATTGCAGACAAAGATCAAAGAAGAAAATTGCTTGATTTGGTAAAGGATATACTACCTTTTATTAACAGACTTGATATCGAGAAGTCTTCTGGCAAGACGCTGATCAAAGTAAAGGAGACATACCTTGAGAAACAATATTTGCCTTCATTCTTGATCTCTGATGGGACAATTAAGATAACGGCACTAACAGTCGCATTATACTTTGAAGAGAGACCGTTAATCATTATTGAAAAACCCGAACGGAATATTCACCCACACCTCATGTCAAAAATTGTAGACATGATGAGAAATGCATCTGAACAAAAACAAATCATCGTGATCACAGACCACCCTGAGATAGTAAAACATGTGGATCTCGATAATATATTTCTCATCACTCGGGACAAAAAAGGGGTTTCTACGATAACTTGA
- a CDS encoding Bpu10I family restriction endonuclease, whose product MVKIKSTGKKRVKALVSTLNKYKDRVELDIIFEKGSELLWRQKGQLKIENTILEEFLIHLISPKTISSLSGTSLSYGPQTAFMSLAFYPTGIKKFDSIPEVILKEKDQDFVVGKQIYYKLSTNPKFEHEFTKTGNTVIAVIATECKTNLDKTMFQEACGTASRLKMGVPVAKYYVLVEYVDMTPEDCRLTDIDNVFAIRHAKRLPQDKRRDKESIRELREKHPIDWKVLWNYTQEIATFFESRWYDPNEALKRGSFTYDLERNINEN is encoded by the coding sequence ATGGTAAAAATAAAATCTACTGGAAAGAAAAGAGTCAAGGCTCTTGTTTCAACTTTAAACAAGTATAAAGACAGAGTCGAACTCGATATTATATTTGAAAAAGGTTCTGAGTTATTGTGGCGTCAGAAAGGGCAGCTTAAAATTGAAAATACAATTCTTGAAGAGTTTCTAATACATCTAATCTCCCCGAAGACCATTTCTTCATTGTCAGGCACATCTCTCTCCTATGGTCCACAGACTGCATTTATGTCATTGGCATTTTATCCAACAGGTATTAAAAAGTTTGATTCGATACCCGAAGTCATTCTCAAAGAGAAGGATCAGGATTTTGTGGTAGGTAAACAAATATATTATAAACTTTCGACGAATCCAAAGTTCGAACACGAATTCACCAAAACAGGAAATACAGTCATAGCAGTTATAGCGACTGAATGTAAAACAAATCTCGATAAGACAATGTTTCAAGAAGCGTGTGGGACTGCTTCTCGACTAAAAATGGGAGTACCTGTTGCAAAATACTATGTTCTTGTTGAATATGTAGATATGACCCCAGAAGATTGTCGTCTAACAGATATTGATAATGTGTTTGCAATACGACATGCAAAAAGATTACCACAAGACAAGAGAAGAGATAAAGAATCTATCCGCGAACTGAGAGAGAAACATCCTATCGATTGGAAAGTTCTTTGGAATTATACACAAGAGATCGCAACCTTCTTTGAGTCAAGGTGGTATGACCCAAATGAGGCTCTAAAACGGGGATCCTTTACTTATGATCTGGAACGCAATATAAATGAAAATTGA
- a CDS encoding site-specific DNA-methyltransferase translates to MFFVDRKYKQIALDVYNVHSTKSRRRKSKKSYLYRRVEKTLKPDFGKAINEYILKGIDKDKINQEDLDLQNGRNHNIFSFKGQFSPDFVRTILSHFAKPGQFIVDPFVGCGTTIFEAARLGLNAVGTDINVGAIEMAQTCQFISMSRTERINEIRRCRNILNEAISSTGTLLSHAHTTQMDKSIERILADLILKHKDNPPIRNILMNSLMLMMRKGDSWGAVDFWSAFERHCTIIRNLPVTQGYFAAYLQDARCLPVRDNTVDLIFTSPPYVNVFNYHQQNRNAIELIGWNVLDLARSEFGANRKNRGNRFRTIVQYILDMGQAMLEMKRVVSDEGRIIIVIGRESRVRGVNLRNDHIIIGIAHCVGLSLALHQERHFKNNYGVEIFEDIIHLTPRKEILPDVYQACRELAKFILKQLRDQAREAGSLDDLEIAISSIESVEPSPLLDNLGEVVIIESNPSMVTR, encoded by the coding sequence ATGTTCTTTGTGGACAGAAAATATAAACAAATAGCATTGGATGTATACAACGTTCATTCTACGAAGTCGAGAAGACGAAAAAGTAAAAAGTCCTATTTATACAGAAGAGTCGAGAAGACCTTGAAACCTGATTTTGGTAAGGCCATAAACGAGTACATACTAAAAGGGATAGATAAAGATAAAATCAACCAAGAAGATTTAGACCTCCAAAATGGAAGAAATCACAATATCTTCTCATTCAAGGGGCAATTCTCGCCTGATTTTGTAAGAACAATATTGAGCCATTTCGCCAAACCGGGTCAGTTCATTGTTGATCCGTTTGTGGGCTGCGGAACCACAATCTTCGAAGCGGCGCGGCTAGGTCTAAATGCAGTGGGTACTGACATTAACGTGGGAGCCATTGAGATGGCGCAGACCTGCCAGTTCATCTCGATGTCACGAACTGAGAGGATTAATGAGATTCGGCGTTGCAGAAACATCTTGAATGAGGCTATATCATCCACCGGAACATTACTATCACACGCACACACCACACAAATGGACAAGTCCATTGAAAGAATATTGGCCGATCTTATTTTAAAACATAAAGATAATCCACCTATTCGTAATATATTAATGAATTCACTCATGCTCATGATGCGAAAAGGAGATTCGTGGGGGGCAGTCGATTTCTGGTCTGCTTTTGAGAGACATTGCACGATAATTCGTAATCTGCCCGTCACTCAGGGTTACTTTGCAGCTTATCTTCAAGACGCCCGCTGTCTACCTGTACGTGATAATACTGTTGATCTAATATTCACTTCCCCCCCATATGTCAATGTATTCAATTACCATCAACAGAACCGGAATGCTATTGAATTAATAGGGTGGAATGTACTAGACTTGGCAAGATCAGAATTTGGAGCAAATCGGAAGAATCGCGGCAATCGCTTTCGCACTATAGTCCAATACATATTGGATATGGGACAGGCCATGCTTGAAATGAAACGTGTTGTATCAGATGAGGGACGAATTATCATTGTTATCGGAAGAGAATCAAGAGTGAGAGGGGTTAACCTCAGAAACGATCACATAATCATTGGGATTGCTCATTGTGTAGGCCTTAGCTTGGCGCTTCATCAAGAGAGACACTTCAAGAATAATTATGGTGTCGAAATATTCGAGGATATTATCCATCTAACGCCACGAAAAGAAATATTACCGGATGTTTATCAGGCCTGTCGTGAGCTTGCTAAGTTTATACTCAAACAACTTAGAGATCAGGCTCGAGAAGCCGGATCGTTAGATGACTTGGAAATTGCCATTTCCTCAATAGAATCTGTGGAACCGTCGCCTCTGTTAGATAATCTTGGTGAGGTTGTGATTATTGAATCAAACCCCTCAATGGTAACGCGATAG
- a CDS encoding SBBP repeat-containing protein, translating into MPSSTGEGATVNAMKNIPTMNNNVVDRSAAARTPTIPFGGFIKNVGQAPDSDLKYYVGSNGIQVGFLPSRVRIVVTNPDGQHFTTEVSFRGANYVQPEGAAKKTHVINYFIGDLQYTNIPTFDDVIYRNIYDGIDLRYYMTERGLKSEFIVHPWADPNQIEVVIIGTQVVVENTQVTAVTNGVTAYGESDLLMLQNGQTINGVFVQKSSDSYGFQVGNYDKHETLVIDPMVITMSGFIGGSGQEEPGDVYVDGSYVYMIGRTYSSNFPLKDAYNSTFSGSTEIFIVKMTLTGDLVFSTFMGGSLNEYGNGIAVDGSGNIYIVGSTSSNDYPVVNAYQSTKQSDYDIVVTKLSSDGSTLLYSTYLGGDDKDSAGEIVVDSSGNAYITGTTESANFDLANELYSSLNGSQDAFVTVFNNTGNGLRFSTYLGGGSVEWGFDIAIDSSNNIYVCGTTQSSNFPRVNAFDTSQGSDEAFITKILADFSSISYSSYYGGTDAEFGFGLTVDPTGTAYLVGYTESSDIPLVNPFDSSLGGSRDGYLAKVLPNGSLGYATYVGGSNIDDFRDVAVDSSGNMYVVGFSGSTNYPFKNAIQTDVAVAEVAVTKFAADGQSLKFSTFLGGEGEDYGYDVAITNDGNITILGQTASSDYPTRNAFDQSYGGSRDVFVTQIFNDTQAPTITLNSPANGSVARSGSVINMSVSDNVELDTALYHWDSNSNSTLYDPYNVFMMSPDGSHTLYVYANDTAGNWASTVYTFVCDDTAPLLSLITPENNTLQYSGVKVHVNVTEPHLNYVLYRWSTWSSNKTFFSPYLTHIPFAAGWAELYVYAYDTLGHSSMATFRFNVKLDYGLLFSSYLGGGSADSGYDVEVDSSGYIYVTGYTDGNGFPADAYDTSWNSNHDVFVTKMDPRTGTLIWSTYIGGSSDDMGYGITVDTNGNVYVTGVTYSSNFPCANSYDSSLTGGYNAFLVKLNSTGTGLVYSTYFGTDDTSAKSIAITNSGEPVITGVTNGITTVNAYQGTKASYLDAFVTKFNSTGTGLIFSTYLGGDGLSSDYFHSDEANDVEIDGNGNIGVVGTTWSSNFPVNNANDTTLGGTSDAFLASFTSGGTIRFCTYLGGANVEYGTGIGINSAGSIVVTGSTMSTDFPVKNAYQSSNGGNYDLFITRFASDGSSFSWSTYFGGAYGVYGGDAAFSAADDIFVSGSAGDDDWPFYNALDTTAVNNEACILRFNSTGGLKMSTYLGGTGDEKGRGIAVMNNGTLFITGETKSSDFQTQKPYDSTLGGSVDAFVSEIGMDTVAPTITLRSPANETTNQPGTTIDLSVSDGETGVNEVLYSWDGGANSTLSSPYDLTLITGDGWHSLNVYARDSADNWASALYRFNTDSTPPTITLESPTNNSVSTQSVTVDVAIGGSDVDTVLYSWDGAAFRTWADPYTTTVPSAGGEHTLVVRANDTAGNLAEKTFVFYIDTDAPVINLVTPPDHSFITSSESISVTVTDDHLDTVSYRWSSQTSNTTISSPYNIPVPAGDGEQTLYVYAVDVVGNEASQTYVFKVDDNAPTVTGVSEMTIEVGQSETLSWQLADVFPNTYVVYQNGTVYTSDSYDATDTVEISLSSLSLGTYNFTIVVYDQPGHSTAYTTMVHVVEHTSTTTTTTTTTTTTTTTTTGTGTTTTGTSGTTSPTGTTSEGLSPLIVVGIAGILGVVIVVIVVLQMKKASS; encoded by the coding sequence AGTAGTGATTATAGGGACACAGGTCGTTGTTGAAAACACACAGGTGACTGCGGTGACCAACGGTGTCACTGCCTATGGTGAATCAGATCTACTCATGCTGCAAAATGGCCAGACCATTAACGGCGTCTTCGTCCAGAAGAGCAGCGACTCATATGGCTTCCAAGTCGGCAACTATGACAAACATGAAACCTTAGTGATCGACCCAATGGTCATAACAATGTCCGGGTTTATCGGCGGAAGCGGGCAAGAGGAACCCGGCGATGTCTATGTTGATGGTAGCTATGTCTATATGATTGGACGGACGTATTCTTCGAATTTTCCGCTGAAGGATGCATACAATAGTACTTTCAGTGGTAGTACTGAGATATTCATAGTAAAGATGACCCTGACCGGTGATCTCGTGTTCAGTACATTCATGGGAGGGTCGTTAAATGAATACGGGAATGGAATCGCAGTCGATGGATCAGGTAACATCTACATTGTGGGATCCACAAGTAGCAACGACTATCCGGTCGTCAATGCGTATCAGTCAACCAAACAGAGCGACTATGATATAGTCGTGACCAAGCTCAGTTCTGATGGTTCGACCCTGCTCTATTCCACCTACTTGGGTGGCGATGATAAAGACTCCGCTGGAGAGATAGTAGTTGACAGCAGTGGAAATGCATACATTACAGGTACGACCGAATCTGCGAATTTCGATCTCGCCAACGAACTGTACAGCTCACTCAATGGATCGCAAGATGCCTTTGTTACTGTATTCAATAACACAGGGAATGGCCTCCGGTTCTCCACGTACCTTGGCGGCGGAAGCGTTGAATGGGGATTTGATATTGCAATAGATAGCAGCAACAACATCTACGTTTGTGGTACTACGCAATCCTCAAACTTCCCACGGGTGAATGCGTTCGATACTTCACAGGGTTCTGATGAGGCGTTCATCACAAAGATCCTTGCCGATTTCTCAAGCATCTCCTACTCATCATATTATGGTGGCACGGACGCAGAATTTGGATTTGGACTGACCGTGGATCCAACAGGTACGGCCTACCTTGTCGGTTACACTGAGTCGTCAGATATTCCACTCGTTAATCCGTTCGACTCCAGTTTAGGAGGATCACGAGATGGGTATCTTGCTAAGGTATTACCCAACGGTTCGCTTGGATATGCAACATACGTTGGAGGATCAAACATCGATGATTTTAGAGACGTTGCTGTCGATTCTTCAGGAAACATGTATGTCGTGGGCTTCTCAGGCAGTACGAACTATCCATTTAAGAATGCCATTCAAACTGACGTAGCGGTCGCCGAAGTGGCAGTCACTAAATTTGCGGCGGACGGACAGTCGCTCAAGTTCAGCACATTCCTTGGTGGGGAGGGTGAAGACTACGGATATGACGTTGCAATCACGAATGATGGTAACATCACTATTTTGGGTCAGACTGCATCTTCGGACTATCCGACTCGTAATGCCTTTGATCAGTCATATGGAGGTAGTCGGGATGTCTTCGTGACACAGATCTTCAATGATACCCAAGCACCAACGATCACGCTGAACTCGCCTGCAAACGGTTCAGTGGCCCGGTCGGGAAGCGTCATCAACATGTCCGTGAGCGATAATGTGGAACTTGACACGGCACTCTACCATTGGGACAGTAATAGCAACAGTACGCTTTACGATCCGTACAATGTGTTCATGATGTCCCCTGACGGAAGTCATACTCTCTATGTCTATGCGAATGACACAGCAGGAAATTGGGCGTCCACCGTCTACACCTTTGTGTGCGATGACACAGCACCTCTGCTCAGTCTGATCACTCCAGAAAATAATACGCTTCAATATTCGGGCGTGAAAGTCCATGTTAATGTCACAGAGCCACATCTGAACTACGTACTCTATCGCTGGTCCACGTGGTCTTCAAACAAGACATTCTTCTCACCATATCTGACGCACATTCCATTCGCTGCTGGTTGGGCTGAGCTATACGTCTACGCATATGACACACTCGGCCACTCTTCAATGGCAACGTTCAGATTTAACGTGAAACTGGACTATGGGCTTCTATTTAGCTCCTATCTTGGTGGAGGCAGTGCGGACTCGGGGTATGACGTTGAAGTAGACTCTTCAGGATATATCTATGTCACAGGCTACACCGACGGAAACGGTTTCCCAGCCGATGCGTACGATACATCTTGGAACAGCAACCATGATGTCTTCGTGACAAAGATGGATCCGCGTACGGGTACACTGATCTGGAGTACCTATATTGGCGGCAGCAGTGATGACATGGGATACGGAATAACCGTTGACACCAATGGTAATGTCTACGTGACCGGGGTCACCTATTCCAGTAACTTCCCGTGCGCCAATTCATATGACTCAAGTCTGACAGGTGGATACAACGCATTCCTCGTGAAGTTGAACAGCACAGGCACTGGACTCGTCTACTCTACCTACTTTGGCACTGATGACACAAGTGCAAAGAGTATTGCCATCACTAATTCAGGCGAACCCGTGATTACAGGCGTTACAAATGGTATTACAACAGTCAATGCCTATCAGGGCACTAAGGCGTCATATTTGGACGCCTTTGTCACCAAGTTCAACTCCACGGGAACTGGTCTTATCTTCTCAACCTATCTTGGAGGCGATGGTCTATCATCGGATTATTTTCACTCTGATGAAGCAAACGATGTCGAGATTGATGGAAATGGAAATATCGGCGTTGTCGGTACAACGTGGTCCTCAAATTTTCCAGTCAATAATGCCAACGACACAACCCTTGGAGGAACAAGCGATGCCTTTCTGGCCAGCTTTACAAGTGGCGGTACCATTAGATTCTGCACATATCTCGGTGGTGCCAACGTAGAGTATGGTACTGGTATTGGTATTAATTCCGCAGGAAGTATTGTGGTCACTGGAAGCACAATGTCAACCGACTTTCCAGTTAAGAATGCATACCAGAGCTCAAATGGCGGTAACTATGATCTCTTCATCACGCGGTTTGCGTCAGACGGTTCATCATTCAGCTGGAGTACCTACTTTGGTGGAGCATATGGCGTATACGGTGGTGATGCGGCATTTAGTGCTGCTGATGATATATTCGTGTCCGGTTCAGCGGGTGATGACGACTGGCCGTTCTATAATGCTCTTGACACAACGGCTGTCAACAATGAAGCGTGTATCTTGAGATTCAATAGTACAGGTGGCCTGAAGATGTCCACATATCTTGGTGGAACGGGTGATGAGAAGGGTCGTGGAATCGCTGTAATGAATAACGGTACGCTCTTCATCACAGGTGAAACTAAGTCTTCCGACTTCCAGACACAGAAGCCCTATGACAGCACCCTTGGAGGCAGTGTTGATGCCTTTGTGTCCGAGATCGGTATGGACACGGTAGCACCCACAATCACACTAAGATCACCGGCGAACGAAACAACCAACCAGCCCGGCACCACAATTGATCTATCGGTCTCGGATGGAGAAACAGGTGTCAACGAAGTACTCTATTCGTGGGACGGCGGGGCCAACTCAACACTTAGCAGCCCGTACGACCTTACACTGATAACTGGTGACGGTTGGCACTCGCTGAATGTGTATGCTCGCGATTCTGCGGACAACTGGGCCTCTGCATTGTACAGATTCAACACAGATTCAACTCCCCCAACGATCACATTGGAGAGCCCGACGAACAACTCTGTGTCGACTCAGTCAGTCACTGTTGATGTGGCCATAGGCGGCTCCGATGTCGATACGGTGCTGTACTCGTGGGACGGTGCAGCCTTCAGGACTTGGGCCGATCCATACACGACAACGGTCCCCTCTGCTGGTGGCGAACACACTCTCGTCGTGAGAGCAAACGACACTGCTGGGAACTTGGCCGAGAAGACCTTTGTCTTCTACATTGACACCGATGCTCCCGTGATCAACCTCGTCACCCCACCAGACCACTCGTTCATCACAAGTTCGGAAAGTATCTCAGTCACCGTCACGGATGACCACCTTGATACTGTCAGCTATCGCTGGAGTTCTCAGACTTCAAACACGACGATCAGCAGTCCGTACAACATACCCGTTCCGGCGGGCGATGGCGAGCAGACACTCTACGTCTATGCTGTAGACGTTGTAGGAAATGAAGCATCTCAGACGTATGTCTTCAAAGTCGATGACAATGCGCCCACCGTCACAGGAGTATCGGAGATGACGATCGAGGTCGGGCAGTCGGAGACCCTCTCGTGGCAGCTCGCGGATGTGTTCCCGAACACCTACGTCGTGTACCAGAATGGAACAGTGTACACATCAGATTCGTACGATGCAACGGATACGGTCGAGATTTCATTGTCGAGCCTCAGCCTCGGTACGTACAACTTTACAATCGTGGTCTATGATCAACCGGGGCACTCAACAGCCTACACGACCATGGTCCACGTTGTAGAACACACATCGACAACGACTACGACAACTACAACGACTACGACAACTACAACGACTACGACTGGCACAGGAACAACGACAACTGGAACTTCGGGTACCACGTCACCCACAGGTACTACTAGCGAGGGACTATCCCCACTGATCGTAGTAGGAATAGCCGGAATCTTGGGAGTAGTAATTGTAGTGATCGTCGTACTTCAGATGAAAAAGGCAAGCTCGTAG